A single genomic interval of Solimonas sp. K1W22B-7 harbors:
- a CDS encoding DUF3336 domain-containing protein gives MDRYSRELNRELAHATEYRTWYEAADELDRRDGLTEWKEDDTSDDYDWRLIRSRLRQIRQYREDRAWIKLIHHLRQGLHWNLGNTGNPELYGICRISTKHLIRDYITEVASALNELCDLELAEFPHAAKLKFFEEVWQSYGRSALMLSGGATLGLFHVGVVKALFREGLVPIVMSGSSAGSVVAATVGSRAPHEVEELMDPESAYYHFWRILPLRHMLRRGAVMDQSQLKRAIAKNVKDMTFEEAEKLSGRITNITVSPAGVNQQPRLLNYLTFPYLYMREAVLASCAVPILFPPVMLMTQDENGERVPYMPLLRWNDGSLKSDLPTLRMRRLHNVNHFIVSQTNPHVLPFVSKHEPNTRGLLRSARAYAYSSISGQARSILDLARSNMPNGALRTPLDTASAILDQDYRGHINIFPEVSIWRYANVTSNPTMESIKRFMLEGERATWPRIEMIRNQTLISQTLDQCMEKLQSAGSVVDLPRGKPELRVVKGK, from the coding sequence GTGGACCGATACAGCCGCGAGCTGAACCGCGAACTGGCACACGCGACCGAGTACCGCACCTGGTACGAGGCCGCCGACGAGCTCGACCGCCGCGACGGCCTTACCGAGTGGAAAGAGGACGACACCTCCGACGACTACGACTGGCGCCTGATCCGCTCGCGCCTGCGCCAGATCCGCCAGTACCGCGAAGACCGCGCCTGGATCAAGCTGATCCACCACCTGCGCCAGGGCCTGCACTGGAACCTCGGCAACACCGGCAACCCCGAGCTGTACGGCATCTGCCGCATCAGCACCAAGCACCTGATCCGCGACTACATCACCGAGGTCGCCTCCGCCCTCAACGAACTCTGCGACCTCGAGCTGGCGGAATTCCCGCATGCCGCCAAGCTCAAGTTCTTCGAAGAGGTCTGGCAGTCCTACGGCCGCTCCGCCCTGATGCTGTCCGGCGGCGCCACCCTGGGCCTGTTCCATGTCGGCGTCGTCAAGGCCCTGTTCCGCGAAGGCCTCGTGCCCATCGTCATGTCCGGCTCCAGCGCCGGCTCGGTCGTCGCCGCCACCGTCGGCAGCCGTGCGCCGCATGAAGTCGAAGAGCTGATGGACCCGGAGAGCGCCTACTACCACTTCTGGCGCATCCTGCCCCTGCGCCACATGCTGCGCCGCGGCGCCGTCATGGACCAGAGCCAGCTCAAGCGCGCCATCGCCAAGAACGTCAAGGACATGACCTTCGAGGAGGCCGAGAAGCTGTCCGGCCGCATCACCAACATCACCGTCTCGCCGGCGGGCGTCAACCAGCAGCCACGCCTGCTCAACTACCTCACCTTCCCGTACCTCTACATGCGCGAGGCCGTGCTCGCCTCCTGTGCCGTGCCCATCCTGTTCCCGCCCGTCATGCTGATGACGCAGGACGAAAACGGCGAGCGCGTACCCTACATGCCGCTGCTGCGCTGGAACGACGGCTCCCTGAAGTCAGACCTGCCCACGCTGCGCATGCGCCGCCTGCACAACGTCAACCACTTCATCGTCAGCCAGACCAACCCGCACGTGCTGCCCTTCGTCTCCAAGCACGAGCCCAACACCCGCGGCCTGCTGCGCTCCGCGCGCGCCTACGCCTATTCCTCCATCAGCGGCCAGGCCAGGAGCATTCTCGATCTTGCGCGCTCCAACATGCCCAACGGCGCCCTGCGCACCCCGCTGGACACCGCCAGCGCCATCCTCGACCAGGACTACCGCGGCCACATCAACATCTTCCCGGAAGTGAGCATCTGGCGTTACGCCAACGTCACCTCCAACCCGACGATGGAATCCATCAAGCGCTTCATGCTCGAAGGCGAGCGCGCCACCTGGCCGCGCATCGAGATGATCCGCAACCAGACCCTCATCAGCCAGACGCTGGACCAGTGCATGGAAAAGCTGCAGAGCGCCGGCAGCGTTGTGGACCTGCCACGCGGCAAGCCGGAACTGCGAGTGGTGAAGGGGAAGTAG
- a CDS encoding AAA family ATPase: protein MTAIQPALDALNQIILGKHNQIRLAAACLLARGHLLIEDIPGVGKTTMALALAKVLGLNFQRVQFTSDLLPADIIGVSIYEPQAAGFRFHPGPIFSQLVLADEVNRASPKTQSALLEAMEERQVTAEGATRPLPEPFFVIATQNPAHQIGTFPLPESQLDRFLMRISMGYPAPEAEKALLMERERRDLLEEVKPVLSPQQLLELQAQVKAVRVMPALVDYILALVRHTREHSGLRQGLSPRAALALKRAAQAWSLVNGRQGVIPEDVQAVFAAVVNHRLIAASEREGGAPTADDILARVAIP from the coding sequence ATGACCGCCATCCAGCCTGCGCTAGACGCTCTCAACCAGATCATCCTCGGCAAGCACAACCAGATCCGCCTGGCGGCGGCCTGCCTGCTGGCGCGGGGACACCTGCTGATCGAGGACATCCCGGGCGTGGGCAAGACCACCATGGCGCTGGCCCTGGCCAAGGTGCTGGGGCTGAATTTCCAGCGCGTGCAGTTCACCAGCGACCTGTTGCCGGCCGACATCATCGGCGTATCGATCTACGAGCCGCAGGCGGCGGGCTTCCGCTTCCACCCGGGCCCGATCTTCTCGCAGCTGGTGCTGGCCGACGAGGTCAACCGCGCCAGCCCCAAGACGCAGTCGGCGCTGCTGGAGGCGATGGAAGAACGCCAGGTGACGGCCGAGGGCGCGACGCGCCCCCTGCCCGAGCCGTTCTTCGTGATCGCCACGCAGAACCCGGCGCACCAGATCGGCACCTTCCCGCTGCCCGAGTCGCAGCTGGACCGTTTCCTGATGCGCATTTCCATGGGCTACCCGGCGCCGGAGGCGGAGAAGGCGCTGCTGATGGAGCGCGAGCGCCGCGACCTGCTGGAAGAGGTGAAGCCAGTGCTGTCGCCGCAGCAGTTGCTGGAGCTGCAGGCGCAGGTGAAGGCGGTGCGCGTGATGCCGGCACTGGTGGACTACATCCTGGCGCTGGTGCGGCATACGCGCGAGCACAGCGGCCTGCGGCAGGGCCTGTCGCCGCGCGCGGCGCTGGCGCTGAAGCGGGCGGCCCAGGCCTGGTCGCTGGTCAACGGCCGCCAGGGCGTGATCCCGGAGGACGTGCAGGCGGTGTTCGCGGCGGTGGTGAATCACCGCCTGATCGCGGCCAGTGAACGCGAGGGCGGCGCACCGACCGCAGACGACATCCTGGCTCGCGTCGCCATTCCCTGA